Proteins encoded in a region of the Spiroplasma endosymbiont of Amphimallon solstitiale genome:
- a CDS encoding type III pantothenate kinase, with protein sequence MKSLLLVDIGNTLIKIAMINDSEIIEQWAVIETKSKTAIDQLKKAFKLNKKLHFEEAVISCVVPNFLIIIEKLIVFIYNLKPLIVDFNLLSSLPLKLNLENRQLGSDLIALSYAAYTKYHNAIVVSLGTATTYSVVVNDVLVGVIIGPGFSTSKDALIDNAALLVDFEMQHYQSMLGKNTNHALSIGYGYGFSAMINSIVARIQNETNISLPVILTGGSVPILKSYFDFSYIYEPQMLFLGLVDIIKYFRSNNKIKD encoded by the coding sequence ATGAAAAGTTTGTTATTAGTAGATATTGGTAATACATTAATTAAGATTGCTATGATTAATGATAGTGAAATTATTGAACAATGAGCAGTAATAGAAACCAAAAGTAAAACTGCAATTGATCAATTGAAAAAAGCATTTAAATTAAATAAAAAATTACATTTTGAAGAAGCTGTTATTAGTTGTGTTGTTCCAAATTTTTTAATAATAATAGAAAAATTAATTGTTTTTATATATAATTTAAAACCGTTAATTGTTGATTTTAATTTACTAAGTTCTTTACCTTTAAAACTTAATTTAGAAAATCGTCAATTAGGTAGTGATTTGATAGCATTATCATATGCTGCTTATACTAAGTATCACAATGCGATAGTTGTTAGTTTGGGAACTGCTACTACCTATAGTGTTGTTGTTAATGATGTTTTGGTTGGCGTTATTATTGGACCTGGATTTAGTACAAGTAAAGATGCATTGATTGATAATGCTGCTTTACTTGTCGATTTTGAAATGCAACATTATCAATCAATGTTAGGTAAAAATACTAATCATGCTTTATCAATTGGTTATGGTTATGGTTTTAGTGCAATGATTAATAGTATAGTTGCTAGAATTCAAAATGAAACAAATATTAGTTTACCTGTAATTTTAACAGGAGGTAGTGTACCAATTTTAAAATCTTATTTTGATTTTTCTTATATTTATGAACCACAAATGTTATTTTTAGGTTTAGTTGATATTATTAAATATTTTAGAAGTAATAATAAAATAAAAGATTAA
- a CDS encoding helix-turn-helix domain-containing protein, translated as MYKYLTIESIIAIKEYKSYGFSIRKIAKAIDYSKSTVHRVCRLLNQNLLPLEILNKIQKNKQNAGRKLIILTLIEINTINHLLITKNYALDIIANFLKENKIKSISTKTLYNMFKTNRMGFDENNLLRKGKNKPHKQKETRGRINNCKSIHERNLIIPNIKNIEEFFNYVEKYGWPKIIHQFTLKILFLIKNLLKVTLFSVKII; from the coding sequence ATGTATAAGTATCTGACTATTGAATCAATAATAGCAATAAAAGAATATAAAAGTTATGGATTTTCGATTCGTAAAATAGCAAAAGCCATTGATTATAGTAAATCAACTGTACATAGAGTTTGTAGATTATTAAATCAAAACTTATTACCATTAGAAATATTGAATAAAATTCAAAAAAATAAACAAAATGCAGGTAGAAAATTAATAATTTTAACTTTAATAGAAATTAATACTATTAATCATTTGTTAATTACTAAAAATTATGCTCTTGATATAATTGCTAATTTTTTAAAGGAAAATAAAATAAAAAGTATTTCAACAAAAACTTTATATAACATGTTTAAAACAAATCGAATGGGTTTTGATGAAAATAACTTATTGAGAAAAGGAAAAAATAAACCTCACAAACAAAAAGAAACTAGGGGCAGAATTAATAATTGTAAGTCTATTCATGAAAGAAATTTAATCATTCCTAATATTAAAAATATAGAAGAATTTTTTAATTATGTAGAAAAGTATGGATGACCAAAAATTATTCATCAATTTACACTTAAAATATTATTTTTAATTAAAAATTTGTTAAAAGTAACATTATTTAGTGTAAAAATTATCTAA
- the gmk gene encoding guanylate kinase, which yields MAQKKGKLIILSGPSGVGKGAIIAKLFADKSLNLAYSVSMTTRKPRNKEQDGINYFFVDVSTFLNHVKGNDFLEYTNFIGNYYGTSKSYVLNLQNQGYNVILEIEVDGASQVLKNYEHRNDIMSIFIMPPSYQELEQRIRMRASESEAIIEKRLNKAKEEFKVQHEYDYIVINDDLDIAVKEITDIIKNNIN from the coding sequence ATGGCACAAAAAAAAGGAAAATTAATTATTCTTTCTGGACCAAGTGGTGTTGGTAAGGGTGCAATTATTGCTAAATTATTTGCTGATAAATCATTAAATTTAGCATATTCAGTTTCGATGACAACAAGAAAACCACGTAATAAAGAACAAGATGGCATTAATTATTTTTTTGTTGATGTATCAACTTTTTTAAATCATGTTAAAGGTAATGATTTTTTAGAATATACAAATTTTATTGGTAATTACTATGGTACTAGTAAGAGTTATGTTTTAAATTTGCAAAATCAAGGTTATAACGTTATTTTGGAAATTGAGGTTGATGGTGCTAGTCAAGTTTTAAAAAATTATGAACATCGCAATGATATTATGAGTATTTTTATTATGCCTCCTTCTTATCAAGAATTAGAACAAAGAATTCGTATGCGTGCTAGTGAGTCAGAAGCAATTATTGAGAAAAGGTTAAATAAAGCAAAAGAAGAATTTAAAGTTCAACATGAATATGATTATATTGTTATTAATGATGACTTAGATATTGCTGTTAAAGAAATAACAGATATTATTAAAAATAATATTAATTAG
- a CDS encoding DNA integrity scanning protein DisA nucleotide-binding domain protein, translated as MSVLPLNIISTVISADIGTVIAEIEVLFGITISLLMTILILIVMNTFIRGKKVWWTTRNKSHMKLLATSEKRMLASVLAEAVIKLAEEKIGALITIERNVSLNEYTDLGVKIDGEVTSQLLQSIFIKGSPLHDGAVIIRLGRIECASTYFPLTNKKISSQFGSRHRAAIGISEQTDAVSVIVSETNGSVSIARSGKFLQVENLNNLVRTLYDELASTKEMVQQV; from the coding sequence ATGAGTGTATTACCGTTAAATATTATTTCGACTGTAATTTCAGCAGATATTGGAACAGTTATTGCTGAAATAGAGGTTTTATTTGGAATAACCATTTCTTTATTAATGACAATTCTTATTTTAATAGTTATGAATACCTTTATTCGTGGTAAAAAAGTTTGATGAACAACAAGAAATAAATCTCATATGAAACTACTAGCAACTTCAGAAAAAAGAATGTTAGCAAGTGTTTTAGCAGAAGCAGTGATTAAATTAGCAGAAGAAAAAATTGGAGCACTAATTACTATTGAAAGGAATGTTTCATTAAATGAATATACTGATTTGGGAGTAAAAATTGATGGTGAAGTTACTTCACAACTATTACAATCTATTTTTATTAAAGGTTCACCATTGCATGATGGTGCAGTTATTATTCGTTTAGGTCGTATTGAATGTGCCTCTACTTATTTTCCACTAACTAATAAAAAAATATCTAGTCAATTTGGTTCACGTCATCGTGCTGCTATTGGAATATCAGAGCAAACCGATGCAGTATCAGTTATTGTTAGTGAAACTAATGGTTCTGTTTCAATAGCTCGTAGTGGTAAGTTTTTACAAGTTGAAAACTTAAATAATCTTGTTCGTACACTATATGATGAATTAGCTTCAACTAAAGAAATGGTTCAACAAGTATAA
- a CDS encoding ankyrin repeat domain-containing protein, with translation MDIQNINLIKAAKSGNLQVIKKIIKNGGNVNYICDDITALIWAAQNGHLDVVNILIDNDVNIYHVVKNRPDPWILNNINGQIIIANYLKTNGYYNYANLLLDTIENGDTALTIAAKNKHPKIVERLAYEIYEQEIKQRYKFGLPTILNVTTNKNNFEVKSLQELANEVQKITTNIDFREPNPYQKLQINLKLAQLEIDKKKINEINKRIEKTKLLVNEINAIDLQNQTSTSNQNTYCNIL, from the coding sequence ATGGATATTCAAAATATTAATTTAATAAAAGCTGCTAAAAGTGGTAATCTACAAGTAATTAAAAAAATAATTAAAAATGGTGGCAATGTTAATTATATATGCGATGATATAACCGCTTTAATATGAGCAGCGCAAAATGGTCATTTAGATGTAGTTAATATCTTAATAGATAATGATGTTAATATTTATCATGTAGTTAAAAATAGACCTGATCCTTGAATATTAAATAATATTAATGGACAAATAATTATAGCTAATTATTTAAAAACAAATGGTTATTATAACTATGCTAATCTTTTACTAGATACCATTGAAAATGGTGATACAGCTTTAACAATAGCTGCTAAAAACAAACACCCAAAAATAGTTGAAAGATTAGCCTATGAAATTTATGAACAAGAAATAAAGCAACGATATAAATTTGGATTACCTACTATTCTTAATGTTACAACCAATAAAAATAATTTTGAAGTTAAATCTCTTCAAGAATTAGCAAATGAAGTACAAAAAATAACAACCAATATTGATTTTAGAGAACCAAATCCATATCAAAAATTACAAATAAATTTAAAACTTGCCCAATTAGAAATTGATAAGAAAAAAATAAATGAAATCAATAAAAGAATTGAAAAAACAAAATTATTAGTAAATGAAATAAATGCAATCGATTTACAAAATCAAACTTCAACAAGTAATCAAAATACTTATTGTAATATTTTATAG
- the def gene encoding peptide deformylase, whose product MKGSAMLKKLQNEVPSASWITEDTKPSLLKPCADVILPLTPKDENIMKRMIDWVKASQDKEFNANNILTEAIGIAAPQIGENIKMYYILLPIPDKNEKIIYYEHALINPKIIGKSEQIAYLKKGEGCLSVTNHPHEGLVPRSYKINVTGYDYLKKKKVTLTVRGYEAIVFQHEQDHLEGKLFYHHINKDNPWLNDDKWIMI is encoded by the coding sequence ATGAAAGGATCTGCAATGTTAAAAAAATTACAAAACGAAGTACCATCAGCATCTTGAATTACTGAAGATACAAAACCTAGTTTATTAAAACCTTGTGCTGATGTTATTTTACCCTTAACACCTAAAGATGAAAATATTATGAAACGTATGATTGATTGAGTAAAAGCATCACAAGATAAAGAATTTAATGCTAACAACATTTTAACCGAAGCTATTGGTATTGCTGCACCACAAATTGGAGAAAATATAAAAATGTATTATATTTTATTACCAATTCCTGATAAAAATGAAAAGATTATTTACTATGAACATGCATTAATAAATCCAAAAATCATTGGTAAAAGCGAACAAATAGCTTATTTAAAAAAAGGTGAAGGTTGTTTAAGTGTAACTAATCACCCTCATGAAGGTTTAGTTCCACGTAGTTATAAAATCAACGTTACAGGTTATGACTATTTAAAAAAGAAGAAAGTAACTTTAACTGTTAGAGGTTATGAAGCAATTGTTTTTCAACATGAGCAAGACCATTTAGAAGGAAAACTCTTTTATCATCACATTAATAAGGATAATCCTTGACTTAATGATGATAAATGGATTATGATATAA
- a CDS encoding ribonuclease J, translated as MSDTPTKNTMPVKKLVTKIFALGGLEEVGKNTYVIEQDNEIIIIDAGVKFADASMPGIEAVIPDYSYLKENKHKIKGIFITHGHEDHIGGIPYLLKEISDIPAIYAPNLAAALIRHKIKDKGIKSKIKINIVDGNSKIKTNRFIISFFAVNHSIPDAYGICVENSNGTVVTTGDYKFDWTPLGHKADIDKMAQMGQKGVTLFLADSTNAEVPGYTMTEMLVVKRISEIFAKAKGRILISTFASNVHRLQQIIEVATKHNRKVIVVGRSLERIVNVIRQMGHLKVRDSSFIKAEEAKKYDNNQIVIICTGSQGEPMAALSRIANREHRQIKIIPGDTVIFSSSAIPGNRADVERVVNKLTRLSAIVEENSPLNWLHTSGHASQEEQKLMLNLIKPSYFMPMHGDYRMLKVHKETAVSIGIPEENIFICANGDPIIMDNGKCSLSDKRIAADPIYVDGGKDMSGVTTAAVIRDRQILSKDGLIAIVVSIDSQNNKLLAPPTFISRGSFYVRDAAPLVSEAISLLTKSINEVLKSERPTFATIKNAIKSTLAPYIFKKKRRNPLIIPVILNKK; from the coding sequence ATGAGTGATACACCCACAAAAAATACTATGCCAGTTAAAAAGTTAGTCACGAAAATCTTTGCGCTTGGTGGGCTAGAAGAAGTTGGAAAAAATACTTATGTAATTGAACAAGATAATGAAATTATTATTATTGATGCTGGAGTAAAATTTGCTGATGCTTCTATGCCAGGAATTGAAGCAGTAATTCCTGATTATAGTTACCTAAAAGAAAATAAACATAAAATTAAAGGAATATTTATTACTCATGGTCATGAAGATCATATTGGTGGTATACCATACTTATTAAAAGAAATTAGTGATATTCCAGCTATTTATGCTCCTAATTTAGCAGCAGCTTTAATTCGTCATAAAATTAAGGACAAAGGAATAAAATCAAAAATAAAAATAAATATTGTTGATGGTAATAGTAAAATTAAAACTAACAGATTTATTATTAGTTTTTTTGCTGTCAATCATTCAATTCCTGATGCATATGGAATTTGTGTAGAAAATTCAAATGGAACTGTTGTAACAACAGGTGATTATAAATTTGATTGAACACCTTTAGGTCATAAAGCAGATATTGATAAAATGGCACAAATGGGTCAAAAAGGAGTAACATTATTTTTAGCAGATTCAACGAATGCTGAAGTACCCGGTTATACAATGACAGAAATGCTTGTTGTTAAAAGAATTAGTGAAATATTTGCTAAAGCGAAGGGCAGAATTTTAATTTCTACTTTTGCTTCTAATGTACACCGTTTACAACAAATTATTGAAGTTGCAACAAAACATAATAGAAAAGTTATTGTTGTTGGAAGAAGTTTAGAAAGAATAGTTAATGTTATTCGTCAAATGGGGCATTTAAAAGTTCGTGATAGTTCATTTATTAAAGCAGAAGAAGCTAAAAAATATGATAATAATCAAATTGTTATTATTTGTACGGGTTCCCAAGGTGAACCAATGGCAGCATTATCAAGAATTGCTAATCGCGAACATCGTCAAATAAAAATTATACCCGGTGATACAGTAATATTCTCTTCATCGGCAATTCCCGGTAACCGTGCTGACGTTGAAAGAGTAGTTAATAAACTAACACGACTTAGTGCAATTGTTGAAGAAAATTCACCATTAAATTGATTGCATACTTCTGGTCATGCTTCACAAGAAGAACAAAAACTAATGTTAAATTTAATTAAACCATCATACTTTATGCCAATGCATGGTGATTATCGAATGTTAAAAGTTCATAAAGAAACAGCTGTATCAATCGGAATCCCTGAAGAAAATATATTTATTTGTGCTAACGGTGATCCAATTATTATGGATAATGGTAAATGTTCTTTAAGCGATAAACGCATTGCTGCTGATCCTATTTATGTTGATGGTGGTAAAGATATGTCAGGAGTAACAACTGCTGCAGTAATCCGTGATAGACAAATTCTTTCTAAAGATGGTTTAATTGCAATTGTTGTTTCTATTGATTCACAAAATAATAAATTATTAGCACCACCAACGTTTATTTCTCGCGGTTCTTTCTATGTTCGCGATGCAGCACCTTTAGTATCTGAAGCAATATCATTACTAACAAAATCTATTAATGAAGTATTAAAAAGCGAAAGACCTACTTTTGCCACAATAAAAAATGCTATCAAATCAACATTAGCACCTTATATATTTAAAAAGAAAAGAAGAAACCCTTTAATTATTCCTGTTATATTAAATAAAAAATAG
- the thiI gene encoding tRNA uracil 4-sulfurtransferase ThiI, which produces MVPIIIIRYGELTTKSKNRIDFIKQLKINIKYALSDYKQINIINFHDRMELTNLSLDVMNDVINILVKIFGISSLSPAFRIAKNMEILSEKVISLILSQDLTNFKTFKLFVSRSDKSFSLNSEQIVKIIASIILKKTDLKVNVTNPDLKINIKVNKNDIYLFANKIIGAGGFPVGSSGKVLLLLSGGIDSPVAAYKLMKRGLQVQYLHFANPPFTLPTALKKVETLVQILAPYNAGSKNLYICNFTNLQNELSHIKKESYRITLMRRMFIRIASLFAEKYKIQALATGEAIGQVASQTLASINAINIVSNLPILRSLIAEDKVDIINLAKKIGTYETSILPLADCCSLFVPKNPVTQPKIKECELLENDLKQIIDWEQILINSFKDIEKI; this is translated from the coding sequence ATGGTACCAATTATTATTATTCGTTATGGTGAATTAACAACTAAAAGTAAAAATCGGATTGATTTTATTAAACAATTAAAAATAAATATTAAGTATGCTCTTAGTGATTATAAACAAATAAATATTATTAATTTTCATGATCGGATGGAACTAACCAATTTATCTCTTGATGTAATGAATGATGTTATTAATATTTTGGTGAAAATATTTGGTATTAGTTCATTATCACCTGCTTTTAGAATTGCTAAAAATATGGAAATATTATCAGAAAAAGTAATATCATTAATTTTAAGTCAAGATCTAACAAATTTTAAAACATTTAAACTTTTTGTTAGTCGTAGTGATAAGAGTTTTTCATTAAATTCAGAACAAATAGTTAAAATTATAGCTTCTATAATTTTAAAAAAAACAGATTTAAAAGTTAATGTTACTAATCCTGATTTAAAAATAAATATCAAAGTTAATAAGAATGATATTTATTTATTTGCAAATAAAATTATTGGTGCTGGTGGATTTCCAGTAGGTAGTTCAGGGAAAGTATTATTATTATTGAGCGGTGGTATTGATTCCCCTGTAGCAGCATATAAATTAATGAAACGAGGATTACAAGTTCAATATTTACATTTTGCTAATCCACCTTTTACTTTACCAACAGCATTAAAAAAAGTAGAAACTTTAGTTCAAATTTTAGCACCTTATAATGCTGGTAGTAAAAATTTATATATTTGCAATTTTACTAACTTGCAAAATGAATTAAGTCATATTAAGAAAGAAAGTTATCGTATTACTTTAATGCGTAGAATGTTTATTAGAATTGCTAGTTTATTTGCAGAAAAATATAAAATTCAAGCATTAGCAACCGGTGAAGCAATTGGTCAAGTTGCTTCGCAAACATTAGCAAGTATTAACGCTATTAATATTGTTAGCAATTTACCAATTTTGCGTAGTTTGATTGCCGAAGATAAAGTTGATATTATTAATCTTGCTAAAAAAATTGGTACTTATGAAACATCAATTTTACCATTAGCTGATTGTTGTTCATTATTTGTTCCCAAAAACCCTGTTACACAACCAAAGATTAAAGAATGTGAACTTTTAGAAAATGATTTAAAGCAAATAATTGATTGAGAACAAATTTTAATAAATAGTTTTAAAGATATTGAAAAAATATAA
- a CDS encoding GNAT family N-acetyltransferase, which yields MKIEIVNNIEMLEQAFLIRKKVFVNEQKVPFEEEIDQFEDVSIHFLVFDDNNKPIATSRMRKVEDIVKIERVCILQEYRKLGIGKKLMEFMEKVAIKNQFKVISLHAQIQALNFYKNLGYKVCSEIFLDAGIKHCKMEKKIYNEGKF from the coding sequence ATGAAAATTGAAATAGTTAATAATATTGAAATGTTAGAACAAGCATTTTTGATTAGAAAAAAAGTTTTTGTTAATGAGCAAAAGGTTCCTTTTGAAGAAGAAATTGATCAATTTGAAGATGTATCGATTCACTTTTTAGTTTTTGATGATAATAATAAACCAATAGCTACTAGTAGAATGCGAAAAGTTGAAGATATTGTAAAGATTGAAAGAGTGTGTATATTGCAAGAATATCGTAAATTAGGTATTGGTAAAAAATTAATGGAATTTATGGAAAAAGTTGCAATTAAAAATCAATTTAAAGTTATATCTCTTCATGCCCAAATTCAAGCACTAAATTTTTATAAAAATTTGGGTTATAAAGTTTGTTCTGAAATATTTTTGGACGCTGGAATTAAACATTGTAAAATGGAGAAAAAAATATATAATGAAGGTAAATTTTAA
- a CDS encoding ankyrin repeat domain-containing protein: protein MYHYFSTKLKEIFGINININNKEAKMIDAIKNKKLDVVNKILKYDINIDYIDRTGYTPLMWAAEKGYLEIVNVLLAHNANINYISVNGNTALILAVKKNYTKIVNLLLEHNANFSCEEQFGNTALILSAENGNLEIVKTLLTLNVNVNHENRYGETALLVAAKNEYTEIVNDLLANGANINHVSINGNTALILAIKSNYLEIANALLTNYPNVNRKNMFGYTPLMWASRNGHLEIVRTLLELGANVNCINENGDTPLMWAARNGHLEVVNLLLNKGANVYSITKICGYTALIAAAGKGHLEIVKTLIKNGNNVNHVTINGLSALMWAAEKGHLEIVKTLIKNGANVNHENIVEETALIVAAKNGHLDIVKTLLINSANVNCINEKGCNALMWAAKNGHLDIVKTLLAHNANIDDVDVNGNTALLFATKYNDWQIKKIIIEVNSLKRENLLNVKKMINKMNIIFIKNKERIYSKKIERKFIKILQNYEDYINKKTKNIDGQLNLFLKKNLLIV, encoded by the coding sequence ATGTATCATTACTTTTCTACAAAATTAAAGGAAATATTTGGAATAAATATAAATATTAATAACAAAGAAGCAAAAATGATAGATGCTATTAAAAATAAAAAGTTAGATGTAGTTAATAAAATATTAAAATATGATATTAATATTGATTATATTGATAGAACTGGTTATACGCCTTTAATGTGAGCTGCTGAAAAAGGTTATCTAGAAATAGTTAATGTTTTATTAGCACATAATGCTAATATTAATTACATATCTGTAAATGGTAATACTGCTTTAATCTTAGCTGTTAAAAAAAATTATACAAAAATAGTTAATCTGTTATTAGAACATAATGCTAATTTTAGTTGTGAGGAACAATTTGGTAATACTGCTTTAATTTTAAGTGCTGAAAATGGAAATTTGGAAATAGTTAAAACTTTATTAACACTTAATGTTAATGTTAATCATGAAAATCGATATGGCGAAACTGCTTTGTTAGTGGCTGCTAAAAATGAATATACAGAAATAGTTAATGATTTACTAGCAAATGGGGCTAATATTAATCATGTCTCTATAAATGGTAATACTGCTTTAATATTAGCAATTAAATCTAATTATTTAGAAATAGCTAATGCCTTATTAACAAATTATCCTAATGTTAATAGAAAAAATATGTTTGGTTATACGCCTTTAATGTGAGCTTCGAGGAATGGTCATTTAGAAATAGTCAGAACTTTATTAGAATTGGGAGCTAATGTTAATTGTATAAATGAAAATGGTGATACGCCTTTAATGTGAGCTGCGAGGAATGGTCATTTAGAAGTAGTTAATTTGTTATTAAATAAAGGTGCAAATGTTTATTCTATAACAAAAATTTGTGGTTATACTGCTTTAATTGCTGCTGCTGGTAAAGGTCATTTAGAAATAGTTAAAACTTTAATAAAAAATGGAAATAATGTTAATCATGTAACTATCAATGGTTTGAGTGCCTTAATGTGAGCCGCTGAAAAAGGTCATTTAGAAATAGTTAAAACTTTAATAAAAAATGGCGCTAATGTTAATCATGAAAATATAGTTGAAGAAACCGCTTTAATTGTTGCTGCTAAAAATGGACATTTGGATATAGTTAAAACTTTATTAATAAATAGTGCAAATGTTAATTGTATAAATGAAAAAGGTTGCAATGCTTTAATGTGAGCTGCTAAAAATGGACATTTGGATATAGTTAAAACTTTATTAGCACATAATGCTAATATTGATGATGTAGATGTAAATGGCAATACTGCTTTATTATTTGCAACCAAATATAATGATTGACAGATAAAAAAGATAATTATTGAAGTAAATAGTTTAAAAAGAGAAAATTTATTAAATGTTAAAAAAATGATAAATAAAATGAATATTATTTTTATTAAAAATAAAGAAAGAATTTATTCAAAAAAAATAGAAAGAAAATTTATTAAAATATTGCAAAATTATGAAGATTATATTAATAAAAAAACCAAAAATATTGATGGACAACTAAATCTTTTTTTAAAAAAGAATTTATTAATAGTCTAA
- a CDS encoding RsmD family RNA methyltransferase: MKIIVGKLKGKKIITLDGLSTRPTLNRIKENIFNIMLNYCSFEDKIVVDLFAGSGNLILESLSRGAKFAFANDINKAACNIINQNCFACNLQEQVKLSNLDYQIFSKTLVQQCDIVFIDPPFANITCQQWIIDFFYKNNLLANNALIVLETNVPLENLQLNFHFKVVSNKKYGKIYIKIIQFYEK; encoded by the coding sequence ATGAAAATTATTGTTGGAAAATTAAAAGGAAAAAAAATAATTACTTTAGATGGTTTATCAACACGGCCAACATTAAATCGAATTAAAGAAAATATTTTTAATATTATGTTAAATTATTGTAGTTTTGAAGATAAAATTGTTGTTGATTTATTTGCTGGAAGTGGTAATTTAATTCTTGAAAGTTTATCACGAGGGGCAAAATTTGCTTTTGCAAATGATATTAACAAAGCTGCTTGTAATATTATTAATCAAAATTGTTTTGCTTGTAATTTACAAGAACAAGTTAAATTAAGTAATTTGGATTATCAAATTTTTAGTAAAACACTAGTACAACAGTGTGATATTGTTTTTATTGATCCACCGTTTGCAAATATTACTTGTCAACAGTGAATTATTGATTTCTTTTATAAAAATAATTTACTTGCTAATAATGCTTTAATTGTTTTAGAAACAAATGTACCACTTGAAAATTTACAATTAAATTTCCATTTTAAAGTAGTATCTAATAAAAAATACGGTAAAATATATATTAAAATAATTCAATTTTATGAAAAGTAG